The Plasmodium yoelii strain 17X genome assembly, chromosome: 14 DNA segment ttatttttgttttttatgatatatatatatataatacactttttaatatttttacttgTCGCATTTAAAtagtatttattttatttttaaacgAAATATATGCATAGCACATTTTCTCAAATAgctataaaaatttttatttcaagaACGGGAATATAATATTGCTCccatataaataaatcgaataataaataaataaataaaatgttataccCATAAGTATAATATCTCAGACACTAATGTGAGCTAATTGTTGTCATGTGATACAGTTACGcgaaatattatacatatactaataatttttgaagaaaaaatatatttgttttggTAATAATGCGAAATTTCAAGAAAAgtataataacaaatatatatatattatataaagtaAATTCTTAAAATAAGGAATTGAAAAATTTTTGACCAAACGTATTTACTAATCCGAGCAAACAATTATTGTGCACACAAATGTCCGCATATTTAATGAAAGGGAGTTGAAAACCTATAACTGTGAAATTTGTTAATCTATATAATAAACTTTTATtgaatttttcataatatctttttacaatttaatatttaaaataaatatacattaatttctatatattattcaaTTGTggtgatataaataaaattgctTAACTCTTTCCTCATCAAATCaaaggaaaatattttatctttttttttgaataaaaatcTAGCTATTTAGTATAaggggaaaaaatataactccaaattaatattaaagatGCCAAAAATAGAAGCTATAATAGCACCTTCAGTACTTGCTTCTAATATTAGCAAGCTTGCTGAAGAAACTAAAAGAATGGAAGATTTGGGAGCAGAATGGATACATTTAGATGTTATGGATATGCACTTTGTTCCGAATTTGTCGTTTGGTCCTCctgttattaataatttaaaaaaatttacaaataatatattttttgatgtACATTTAATGGTAGAAAATCCAGAAAAATATGTTAGTTTATTGAAAACATCTAATCAATTAACATTTCATTTTGAAGCCTTAAATGAAGATATTGAAAAATGTATAGAACTAGcgaaaataattaaaagCAATAATATGTGGTGTGGAATTTCTCTTAAACCAAAAACAAGTGTAGAAAAACTCGTTCCAATAATAGATACTAATTTAATAGATACTGTTTTAGTTATGACAGTAGAACCTGGATTTGGGGGCCAGTCGTTTATGCATGATATGATGAGTAAAGTTTCTTTtcttagaaaaaaatataaaaatttaaatattcaagTTGATGGGGGATTAAATATAGAGACTACTGAAATATCTGCATCTCATGGGGCCAATATTATTGTTGCTGGTACTAGCATTTTTAATGCAGAAGACCCCAAATTTGTTATTAATACTATGAGGAAATCAGTACAAAAATATTTGCAAAATTAGTTATCTATTGTTTTTCTAAGACACATAAAATAAGCATGCATACATGTAGtacacatacatatatatattatccaAAAAATGTTTATCTATTTGTGCATTGTTTATGTTTCGATTTTTTAGTTCAGTACATATTAAGCATATTGTAGTCCATATCTTTTTTGATTAAGAAATGGGACTATTACATtcttcatatatatacattaattaaaattatggcCATACTTATatgtatcttttttttttttttcatatatataaactaaattctttaattatataaatatatgttcagttaaaaataataagttaGGTAAATAATCTATCTTACGAAGCGTGGatatgtaaaataataaaactataaTAGACACCAAGGTACAAAAATTATcggcaaaaaaaatatttaaatgttgttatatataatcaaataaataacggtacaataaatatgataacggatctaatatcaaaaaaaataatgaaataataataataatggtgaTCCATGGGTAGTGGCATAAACGAAACGGTGGAGTGTACAcagaaaaaattatattttaatcgATTAAGAATTTTCACATTTTCATCAATGAATTATAGGGGAAGGGGTTACAGCTAACCTTAAACATCATAGAAAAGTAGTACCTGTTTTATTTAACACATTTTAGTAATTTTATAGAATGCACACAAATACGTATATGCGCAATCTGTACAAAATTGTCGATACAGATACTATGTCTATAATGCAATATATACATTAGCgcattcatatatatatatataacgaTAAAACTGTGAATTTAACATACGTGCAATTTATCTCTTATAATTTcctaattataattaaaatacaCAATCACTACACGTATATGCTAATGgattcatttattattttactattatttttttatacatttttattaattttcgCATCTATTAAGCGTTTAAAAGATACTTTATCTTATCCATttgcatttttatataaaggTAATACTACGAATAGATAATTGtaaatttgaaaaagaaataaGCCTTATAATTAAATGTTCCTTTTTTACTTATTTTTGTAGCACTTTTACGACTTTCTCTTTTTAAACAAAATTTACATATTAGCATGGTAAggaacaaaattataatttctctctatattcatattattattatttcttatgtgaaatttgtttttaaaagGGTCTGGAATATCATTTGATTcgtaataattatatataggCTTTATCATTTTGGTTGCATTTTTgttatgaaaattatatcctttatttttattgttatttttattttttctattaatattaatattccCTCCATTTCTCAAGTTTCCGAAATCattgatattattaatattgcTAATATCCAGCATGTTATTATTACTGCAGGTATTTATATTCACCATTGTGTTATTAGTGgtattgttaatttttttgcttGCCTTAAAATTTTTAGGATTATGTTTGAGCATTTCATTTAATAGCTTTGAATTAACATCATCAGGATTTCGTAATACATGTAAAAGTATATCTAATTTttccatattattttttactagttttttccatttttttgcTGATATTAATACATGATCTGGATGATGACAAAAAGAGCAATCATCGCCATTCATGCATATGTTTCCATTATATACATGGGCACAAGGTTTACACACTCTTTGTTCATGCTCTAAATCTTGAGAAcactttttataatatttaaataatttttgcacTGATAAATTTTTTGATACACATTTTGttgtatttaaattatttgaatcaCATGAATTCATTATGATGTGTTCATTGAATATATTTCCggtatttaatttatttatgtgtGATTCATCAAGAATat contains these protein-coding regions:
- a CDS encoding zinc finger protein, putative, whose amino-acid sequence is MNNVSPVAKYALCNNNFQENLQSMNEEKYIDHELLLRQKKYIFDSLVQINQENEEQICSDINSDICRALSNYADYTTRKTNYVVNKRFSEIENIQENIEDIDYSTFKNFRTLPAKYSNENDIRNNIIFNNNNIYIYAENKNGTLNEQACISISPNNNMIYCSTRGRRYTIGGDSGIQKNVNNEYSFFDEINNTASSLHDTIKTYTFDAIDSSEISSTFTKMNLIKTNDILDESHINKLNTGNIFNEHIIMNSCDSNNLNTTKCVSKNLSVQKLFKYYKKCSQDLEHEQRVCKPCAHVYNGNICMNGDDCSFCHHPDHVLISAKKWKKLVKNNMEKLDILLHVLRNPDDVNSKLLNEMLKHNPKNFKASKKINNTTNNTMVNINTCSNNNMLDISNINNINDFGNLRNGGNININRKNKNNNKNKGYNFHNKNATKMIKPIYNYYESNDIPDPFKNKFHIRNNNNMNIERNYNFVPYHANM
- a CDS encoding ribulose-phosphate 3-epimerase, putative, which gives rise to MPKIEAIIAPSVLASNISKLAEETKRMEDLGAEWIHLDVMDMHFVPNLSFGPPVINNLKKFTNNIFFDVHLMVENPEKYVSLLKTSNQLTFHFEALNEDIEKCIELAKIIKSNNMWCGISLKPKTSVEKLVPIIDTNLIDTVLVMTVEPGFGGQSFMHDMMSKVSFLRKKYKNLNIQVDGGLNIETTEISASHGANIIVAGTSIFNAEDPKFVINTMRKSVQKYLQN